GTAAAGGGAAGTACCCGGCGCTGCTATTTTTCCTGCCGCAGAAGTTCCTCCTCCTACACCTACTGCATTCCATGCATTGGTAACCTGAGTTACTTCATTACTTCCGGCTCCATATAAATCTGCTGCTGCCTGAAGTGAATAAGTTCTAGCATTAGCATATGTAGATGAAGAAATAAGATAGGTTGTTAGCGTTCTGTAAGCAATTGCGGCTGCCTTATCTAATCCTATTCCTGTAACATTATAAGCAAATCCTTTATCATTAGTTCCAGATCCTCCGGTTACCAGTAAATAGTACCAGAAATTCAGAACTCCTGAATTGGTATGCACCCAGCAGCTGTCATTATATCCCGGCAGATTAGGGTTTCCTTGAGGAGTACAAGTACTGCTTGCATCTTTCCAATAAGTTCCTTTATAAGTATCAGGCTGTTGATAAGCGTTAGGATTGGCCATATCTCTGATCACATAACTGAAGTCTTCACCCAGTTTCCAGCTTGCCTGTGTTGGTCTGGCCCAAAGCTCTATACTGTTCCCAAAAACATCAGAAAAGCCTTCATTTAACGCTCCTGATTCTCTTTGATAAGCAAGATTGGCTGTTTTTGAAGTCATGCCGTGGGTAATCTCATGACCGCAGACATCTAATGCCGTTAGCGGCTTGTTCCCATTTGTTGAACTTCCATCTCCATAAGTCATTCTGGAACCATCCCAAAAAGCATTAAAATAATTGGTTGAATAATGTACGTAAGATTTTATAGCAAAATTATTATTGTCTATACTTTTTCTTCCAAACTTGGCATAATAATAATCCAGAGTCATTTCAGCTCCCCAGTGGGCATCAGTAGCATACTGATCTTTATTGGTATTTACATTGTTCCAATTGTTATCAGTATCTGTAAAGTCCACTGCAGAAGAATAGTTGGTTCCTTTTTTCAGATTGTATGTTTCTACAGCTGTTCCGCCATTTCTTCCTGCTTCTCTTAATCTGTAACTTCCGTTGTATGCATCAGCAACAATAGACCTGTTTCCACTATAAACCGTTGTAGCGGTTCCAGGAGCATTGGTTTCGTGAATTAATGCATTGGTTCCCAAAACTTCCCCGTTTTTAGCATCTACAAAAACATATTGTCTGCTTAATGGCTTTTCCGCATAAATATCAAATTTGTAAGCAAGCTTCAGATCAGCTATCTTTTCGTCGGAAGGCTCTGAATAGTATACCAATTCACCCTTTGGAGTAAATGTTGCATTGGCATTTTTAGATTCGTTTTTAATAAATTCTTCTTCTTCTTTGTTCTGCCATTTATAAGAGTCTGCCCCTACAAAAGCCAGAGCAATCTGCAATGCATTACTTTCAGAAATACCCGCTTTCTTTTCCGCAGCTGCAGGTTCTTTAAGAATCCATTTCCCGGTTTCACCTACAACTTTTCCTCCTTTGGTCTGTACAGCCATCATCCCGTATTCTACAGGAATACCGTTGATGGTCTGCTGGAATCTGTGAGTTTCAAAACCAAGCGCATCTTTTTCTGAACCTAATCTTAAACCCTGCCCTTGCGAAACTCTCTTAGAGGTTTCATCAAATAAAACAGGTTTTCCCTGAAAATCAGGACCATTTTTATCGAATCTGATAAGTTCTGCATGAAGTCCGTTTTTACCGGAAATTAATTTTGATGGATTTTCTTGCCCAAAAACAAAGGCGGAGGCAGCAATGCTTACTGCGAAAATAAATTTCGTTTTCATAAAGATTTTTGTTTAATGTGAAACGAATTTATATTTTTTTGACAATAAAACAACGAAACCAATGAATAAAATTCAAAAAATAAATAGAACAAATGTTTTAAATTTAAAATATTTTTAAAAACATTACAAATAATTGAAAATATTTTAAATTCTACAAAAACTATAGACTAATAATTTTTACATAATTCAATATTTTATGAAATATTTTTTTCAATATGCAAAGCATAACATGATAGTCCCTTAAAAATCATTCTTTTCTTTATTCATCAAGTTTTTTAAAAAAACTATCTCTTATGAAACAGTTTTCTTATTGAGTATTTTGCAGCTGATAACTGCAATTTTGTTAAATTTTTATGAAGAAAAGCTGCTGGTTTATATTAATTGATCTCCTAATAGAGGTTCTGAACTCGCTTTACCCCCATCAAAACTATCATAATTACATTCAAAAAGTGCCTGATACAGTTTTTCAGTTGTCAGAAATACCGTTCACTTTTCACAAAATTTAATGATTAATTCATTTATAGTGAGAATATAGCTATAGACCGGTATAATTTAAAGAAATGCCATTGAGTGGAAATAAATCTGGTTGACACTGTATTTTTTAATTCTTCAGTTATTCACATTACCCCCCCAATTTATTTAACTGTAAATAAAAAATATGCAATAATTAAAATAACACCCCTATTATTTTCAAATAAAAATACAAATTTTAAATATTTTTATTAACTTTACCCCATAAAAATAA
The Chryseobacterium sp. W4I1 DNA segment above includes these coding regions:
- a CDS encoding M4 family metallopeptidase yields the protein MKTKFIFAVSIAASAFVFGQENPSKLISGKNGLHAELIRFDKNGPDFQGKPVLFDETSKRVSQGQGLRLGSEKDALGFETHRFQQTINGIPVEYGMMAVQTKGGKVVGETGKWILKEPAAAEKKAGISESNALQIALAFVGADSYKWQNKEEEEFIKNESKNANATFTPKGELVYYSEPSDEKIADLKLAYKFDIYAEKPLSRQYVFVDAKNGEVLGTNALIHETNAPGTATTVYSGNRSIVADAYNGSYRLREAGRNGGTAVETYNLKKGTNYSSAVDFTDTDNNWNNVNTNKDQYATDAHWGAEMTLDYYYAKFGRKSIDNNNFAIKSYVHYSTNYFNAFWDGSRMTYGDGSSTNGNKPLTALDVCGHEITHGMTSKTANLAYQRESGALNEGFSDVFGNSIELWARPTQASWKLGEDFSYVIRDMANPNAYQQPDTYKGTYWKDASSTCTPQGNPNLPGYNDSCWVHTNSGVLNFWYYLLVTGGSGTNDKGFAYNVTGIGLDKAAAIAYRTLTTYLISSSTYANARTYSLQAAADLYGAGSNEVTQVTNAWNAVGVGGGTSAAGKIAAPGTSLYTISPNPATDKFTVEFEGKEGNGIVELVSLTGKKEISEKIKVTTGTNKVNIQLPSNILSGVYIVTVNGQKAGNLIKK